GAGCAAAAGACGGCGGCAAGACAGCGCAAAAATTAATTCTGAGGAATTGGAATTAGGCATCGAGATGCGGCACGCTCAAAAACCATGCGCCTGCACCACAGGCCCGATCAAAGGTTCAGACGACAATCAGGAGTTTCTCCCTGGATTGCGCGAAGCGCGGGGTTGCGATGCTGCGAAATCCGCCAAGACAAAAACCACCGGGAACAGCCGGGAAAATATCTTCGCTTACGTCTCCACGGCACAGCCTGCCGGCATGGCTCGCCCGCTTGCATCAGCGCAGATTGCGACATCTGAATTTATGCAACTTTGGATTGAAAAAATGCTTGACGCCGGCCTCCCCTTTAGGCCAAAGAAATTGAGGCCCGCCCAGCGCCAGAGCGGGCCTCCAGTTCAGACCAGCATAGCGTTTTCCGCTTTTTAGGGATCTTCCTTCGGGCCCAAGATTGGGCTGCTTCCCGCTGGTCTCGTTGTCTCGTCAAATGGTGCTGGCGCCAGCGTCGGATGCTCGATTACAGCAGGAACATCGGTTTGTATTTACCGATCCTGACTGTGCAGCAGCCCTGCTTATGCCCACCATGAAATTCACAAGCGTAACGCCAGAAAGCCCATCACCCGTGTCTCCAATTTTTGCGGAAATTCGGCAAGGCACAGGCAACCGGGAAACGGCTTTCTACCGTGCCTGTTCTGCATCCTGCTTGATGCAGACAAAGCCTTTCGCCCAGGTTCGGCTTGCTGGCATATGAGCAATGCTCATTTTCGCTATTACCCCCCTACTGCTCTTTCCCCACTTCTATCCAGGTAGACGGATCAAGGGCCGGTTTGTCCGAATATTTTCTCAAAATATGTATAATCTTTATCCGGCCTGCAGCGCGACGCAGCCGGCCTGGCAGGTGGCGGTCAGAACGATGGCGTCGGTCGTTGCCTCCACCTTCTGCGCCAGCCCCCAATCCATGAGCAGGGTGGCAAGCTTGTCCGTATCGCCGAGGCACATGTCGGCCGTCAGGCGGTAATCGCCTTGCCAGTGACCTGCCAGCACGATGGGCCGGCGCGCATTCCGGTTCATCTCCGCCACCACATCGGCCATCGCCGCCCCGGCGAAGACATGTTTTCCGCCCTTCGCCTCCAAGGCGCCCGACACGGGCGCAGCCTGCACCGGGCAGGCCTCACCGGGCATACCCTCTCGCCCGAGGAGAGACCCCACCGCCATGCAAACAATGACAAGCGCGCCAGCCGTCATCGAAGCGGTTTTGATCGTCTTGCGGCGCTCGGCCCGCTGCTGTGCCCGAAAATCTTCCAGAGAGCGCAGCGCCTCATCCACATTGGAGGCGATATCCGGCCAGTCGGTGAGTTCGGAGAACCCTTCCCAGATCGACAGGGCCAGCGGATCAGGCGTTGCGCCGTCATCTGTGTGCTTTTTCATTTGTCCAGCAATCAATCCGACATCGGTTGTCTGATGTTGAAACGGAGACGCCACGACACGGGATTCTATCGCTCCAGATAGGGTCTGGCGGCCCGCGTCAGCCGCTCGAGCACCTGCCGAAGCTGGTCATGAACGGTTGAGCGCGGCAGCTTATGTTGCTGGGCAAGCTCGCGGCAGGTCGCAGCCCCGAAGCGATGCTGCAGGAACATTTCCAGCGTCTTTGGTGGAATACGCGACAGCTCGGCCGCAATGGCCTCCCATGCCTGCCGGCCCAGCATGATGCGCTCCGGCGAGGACGCCTCATCCGCAATGGCGGAGATTTCCTCCTCCGGCACATATTCAAGGAAGCGCGGCGCGCGGTAACGATCGAACAGCAGGTTCCGCACCGTCCGCTTGAGAAAGGCGGTGATGTTGCCGATTGGCCCGGTGCGCGCATCGCGGCTGTACAGGCGAACGAAGGCGTCCTGCACGATATCTTCCGCATCCTGATGCGGCAGCCGCGCATAGGCATAGCGGCGCAGCTCGGACTCCACCTCCATAAGAGCCGCGCGCGTCACTATCCATGGCTCCTGCAGCGGCGGCGACCATGGCTCATCCATGGTTCGGGAAAGAGGCTCCTCAGATATGGTGGCCCGGTTGCAATTGACGTTCATTGGCGTCCCGTCGCTAGAATTCCCCGGAAACCTCCGCCTGTCGCATCCTGATCCGGGAAGATACTTCCCCGAGCGGACGCTGCGGATCAGCCCTTCCGTTCAGACATCGAAGCAACCAGCGCATTCAGGCAAGCTTGCCGGATGGCACGCCACTTAAGGGACTTCCCGCCCGCCAGGGACGAGACCGCGATCAACAAAGGGAACGCAACCCTCTAGGCAACATCATGAAAATATAACGAATGCATAAAATATGAATTCCATGAAATATGAAAGAGACATTAACCAGAATATATTTTACGGCGGCGTGACCATTATACAGCACATTCTCCTCGCGTTAGGATTTTACCTGCCAATCATTAGGATTAACTTCATCAACTGCATTAAAATCTATGAAATAAATTGAATTACTTAACAATGACGCACCATCTTCCAGCGCCCGCCCTGATGGTTCGCGGCTTCTGGAAATGCGGCCATTGAAAATATCGCCGTTTGGAGATGCTCCCGCCTGGACAGGCCCGGCGTTCATGGAGGCGCGCGAAGGGAACCAATCGGGCGGCCCGAAATTCTCTCCGGCGGCAGTAGGCATCAACCGGGATTCCAGGCACAGCCATGAAGGGCCAAAAGGCGCAGGCAAGCGGCCGGGCCACCAGAACACGGCCCGGAGGTCGTGAAAGGGTGGCCCGGCTTGCGGCAGTTTCCGGCGTCGTGTCAGGCCACGACCGGCTCCGGCATTGCCGTATGGCGCGTCGCCAGATCGCGCATCCCGTTGCAATGGGCAGCATCGGGAAGCCATGGCTCGGCATCGGCGTCTGCGTCCTCAACCGGATTGGAGCCATGGATGATGCTGGCCGCCATTGTCACGGTCTCCCGCAACAGGTTCTCCTTGACCTCGACAAGGTTGTGGCAACCCAAGGCCGCCATGCAACTGCGGTCGAGATGGCTGGAGACCGTGAGCAGCAACAGGCATGCGTTGCCCACGCGCAGGCGGAGCACGGATGGCTCCGCATCAGGGCAATGGGGCGCAATGGCGTCGAAGACCGCGTTCAGCCGCGTCGCCAGAAACGCGGTCGCCGCATCCGCCGTGGACGGATCGTCATCCATTGCCAGCCGCGTGAGGAACTTCACCACCGTGTTGCCCCACTGCGAGGCTCGCTTGAGATCATCCAGCGCCATGACGAAGGCATGGAGAACCTCGAAGACGCCGGCGCGCTGGGCGAAGCCCGGCACGTCCACCGCCCAGTGTCGGTCGATCATCTGGAGCGTGGCTGTCAGCAGCCCCTCCCGGTTCTTGAAATGGTAATGGACCGCGCTGATGTTGTGACATTCCGCTCGTTCCACCACCTCCCGCAGGGGAACGTTGGAGAACCCCCGCTGTGCGCTGAGCGCAATTGCAGCCAAAATCAGCCGTTCCTTGGTTGATCCCCCTCTTTCTTTTCTTATTCTGGGTTGGTCGTTCTGGATTTTGTTCCCAATCGGCTCAGACACATCACACAAGGCCATCGGACAGTCCTTTCTCGCCTGCTGGTTTTCACGCGACGGCTGACGCAGCAGCACTGCGGCAGTGACTGCCGCCGTCGGTGAAGTCCACAAGTCAGTTTCGTGTGATAACCCCTGAAAACCCAGATCCGCGTCGCACCCTCCCAAAGCCGGGGTCGCCGGAGGCAGCAGAACAGGGCAAGAAAGGCCGCCACTGCCTGACTACTCCAGCTTGCGACGCATATCGCAACGGAACAATACGATGGTTTCCAGAAGTGGCGCTGGCGTGATAATGTCATTGATGATTACCGGACGCAACCATCTACAGCACTTTTTTCATGCATTCAGAATATCAGCGTCATACTTAATTATTGAGTATTAAGTATTGGCAGCGCTGGACACGCGCAATTCCCCGGAAATCCGACACCCCGCCGCAACCAAGGCAGGCAACTGCCGGCGGCAGGCGCGACGGGCCTTCCGAGAGCGGACCGGACCAAAAACAGCGCCATTGCGTTCCTGTTTCCAGCGATATGGTGCGAAGGCGGTGTGGCATGGTTGATTTCGCGCTCAGTATGGGCGCATTTCTGTTGATTGCGCTTGGCCTTGGCATGGCGTTCACCCAGGCGCTGGCTGGCCTGCCGGCCGCCTCTTCGGCCCCTCGGTCTGGCCCCGTGCCCGCGCGGACCCTGCGGTCGGCCTTCCTTCTGGTCGATGGCGGCGCGCTGTTGCTGACGGCAATCCTGGCCGTTCTCCTGCGCGCCGAGCGACCGGAGGTCTGGTTCATCCTGACGACTTTCGTGTTTCTGGCTGGCGCGATTTTCTGTTCGTGGCTCACCCGTCCGGGACGCAACAAGGCTGAAAGTGTGACTTTAGCAACACAGGCAGGCTCTGGCGCGGCAGATTGGATGGGGTTCGGGGCCAGGCTCGTCGCCTTTGCCGCGCTGGCGACTTTTGCTCTGCTGACGCGGCCGCCCTGCCCGCCCTGCGCCGGAGGATAGAGCCGCCGTCAGCGCAGCGCGGCCTCCCGCGACAGGCGCGCGGCCCTTGAGGCGGCGCGCAGCATTCGGTCCAGCTGATCGTCCACCTCCTCATGCTGGCGGGCGAACTGCTTGTAGACATCCTGCGCTTTTTCCTCCTCCCGAACGGAGGACAGCCGATCGCGGATCGCGGCGAGCGTTTTCAGGTCGCGGTAGAGCGTTCCCATGTCCTGCTTGCCGACGGAATCACCCCCCCTTGATGGGAATGATGCCCCCCTGCTCGGCCAGCATGCTTCGCAACTCCGCATAGCGCCGGTAATCGCGCGCCAGCCTGGAGTCGGCCCGGCGCAGCAGGCGGGCGACGGCCGGATCAGGGGCCGCCTCGGCGCTTGCCACGGCCGGCTGGCGCGCTTCCTGCAGCAGGGCACGCAGGGTCTTCTCCGTCTCGCGCACCTCGGTCAATGCGGTTTGCAGCCGGGGGCCGCGAATATCGGGCGTGTCCTCGACAATCCGCTCCAGCCCTGCCAGCCGGCGGTTGGCATCCCGGAGCCTGGCAGTCGCATAAGCGCGCCACTCACGCGGGATATCGTGGTTGTCGCCGTCCCGCGCGGCGGCGATGGCGCGCTCCAGCGCCGTTGCTGTCCGGTGCGCGGAGACAAGCGCGGCGTTGAACGTCTTGCGCTCCCTGGCTCGATCATTCAGCTCGTCAGCCCGTTCCGCCGCGTGCTGCCGACCCGCGCGCAGCGCCTCTCGGATGGCCGTGGCCTGGGATTGCACCTCGCCGAACGCGGCGGATATTTCCGCCAGCTTCTGGCTTGCGGCCATGGCATTGGCCGGCGCCTCTTCCGCCCTGGCCGCCAGGCGCAGGCGCTGATAGGCCGCCTTCATCAGCTCATGGGCGGTGGCGGCAGTACCCATGAGCTGGGCGGGCGCAGCCCGGTCATCGTCGGCCAGCAGCTTTTCCAGAAGCTGGAAATTGGCATTGCCGTTGGTCAGCAGCTTATCCGCCGTCTCCGCATAGCCGGCAATGCTGATCCGCCAGGCCTCCTGCAGGGCTGCGCGCACCGCGCGGCTCTGTTCATTCAACACGGTCAGGAACGAGGCGCTCGTCGGTTTGCGCCGCGCCAGATCCGGCGCGGCGTAAAGGGCCTCCATCTCGGCGAGGGCCTTTGCCGCCCGCCCTGCCGCCTGCCGCAATGCCGTCACCCGCGCGGCAGGCCACGCAAGCGCCTTGGCCTCGCTGATCTGTGCATCAATGTGCTTTGCCGTGTCGCGCGCCGTCGCCAGCTCATGCTCCAGCAGAAGGAGAGGCGCGGACAACTGCTGCGGCGCCGCTTCATTTCCCGAGGATGGCAAGCCGCCTGCCAGCATTTCCATGCCGGCGCCCCCCGCCCGCTCGGGCAGGAACTCCCTGTCGTGAGAGAGAGCCAGGAGAATGCCGCCCGCCATTGCCACCCCGCCGAGGCAGGGCAGGGCCATCTGCCCGAACAGGCCGGCTCGGAAGCGCCGAGGCGACGCGGCAGCCGCATTCTCCACCGGCACCAGGCTGGCGCGGGGCCTCTCCTCGGAGGCTGGCCGGGAAATCGGCGCGGGCGGGCCCGCCTTAAGGGCCGTGGCCTCCGGCTCGGCCTGGCTTGGCGCAGGCGTTTCTGGCCACGCCTCGCACCACTGGCGGATGCTCTGGGGCCGGTCTGCTGGAATGCAGGCGAGCGCCGAGACGATCGCCCCCAGGAAAGCCGGGCTGTACTGCCCGGCACAGGAGGATGGCATCTGCACATCGCCAACGCGCGTGATCGCCTCCGGCGGCGGCGCGCCCGTCACGCAATGATAGAGAACAGCGCCAAGGGAGTAGATGTCGCTCCACGGCCCTGGTTCGGCGACGGGCACCAGCAGCTCGATGGGACTGTAGGCCGTGTTCCGGTCCTCCTCCCACGCGTGGGAAGCAAATCCGCCCGCAAAACCAGTCAGCGCCAGGCGGCGCTGCTGGCGCAAGATCACGTCCGGGTGGATTCGCAAATGGCAGATGCCCGCTTCGTGCAGCTGCCCTAGCGCCATGACCATGGGCCGGAACAGAGAAAGCAACCGTTCCTCGGATTGCCGGTGCCCCAGCTCCAGTTCGGAGGACAGCGGCACGCCCCCTGGCGCTCCAGCACCATGTAGGCGGTGCCCGCGTGGGCAAAGACGGTTCGCACGCATGGCAGGTTGGGCAGTGGGCGGGAGGCGCTGAGACCGGCAAGGGCCGCGCCCTGCATGAGAAAGGTCTCCTTGCCCGCATCGAAATCTTTGGCTGCCGCGCCGTTTCTCGCGCTGACCGTGCCATCGGGGTGGCGCAGGCCAAGGCTAGGGGGAAATATTCCTGCAGAAGCAGGCCCTCGCCCGTCGCCACGTGGCAGGCCACGTAGAGAACGGCCTCTTCGCTGACGCTGGCCACAGCGTCCACTCTCCAGTCGCGCACGATTGCGCCGACAGGCAAGGTCTGGACGCAAACGGCCAGAGTCATGACATCACCCCTGTTCCAAGGCTTGTTTCCAAGCGTGGCACAGGGGAGAAACGATTGGGCGCAGGGCCGGTTGCGGAAAAGCCCCGACCCTCACGCGATCAGGCCCAGCGCGATCAGTTCGGCTCGACGAGGGCCGAGTAAACCAGCGTCCGCAGCTCCCGCCGCACCGGATAGGTGGAGGAGGGAATAAGCTGGGTCATGAAGAGGACGGCCATGTCCTCCTTCGGGTCGACCCAGAAATAGGTGCTGGCCATGCCGCCCCAGAAGTAATCGCCCGCGCTGCCCGGCAGCAGCGTGCGCGCCGGGTCCATGGTAACGGCAAAGCCAAGGCCGAAGCCGACCCCCGCATAGGCGGACTCGCTGAACATGGATTGGGAGAGGCTCTGGATATCCTTGCCCTCGGGCAGATGGTTCGCCGTCATCAGCTCGATCGTCTTGGGGGCGAGCAGGCGCGCGCCCTCATACTGGCCGCCCTGCAGGAGCATCCGGCAAAAGCGCAGGTAGTCCTCGGTTGTCGAGACCAGTCCGCCGCCGCCGCTGGCCATGACCGGCGGCGACAAATAGGGACTGGAGGCCGGGTCGTCATACAATGAGAAGCCGCCTTCCGGCGCTACCTGATAACAGGCCGCCAGCCGTTCGGCCTGGCCGGGTTTCACGGCAAAGCCGGTGTCCTTCATGCCGAGCGGGTCCAAAATCCGCTCCTGCACCACATCCTCGAAGGGTTTGCCCGCGATCCTGCCCACCAGATATCCCAGCACATCGGTCGATACCGAATAGTTCCAGGCCGTGCCGGGGGAGAATTCCAGCGGCAGGCGCGTGAGCGCGCCAATCATCTCCTCCAGGGGCATGGTCAGGGCGATCTCGCCGACGCCGAGCGCCCGGTAAGCCGCATCAACCGGCGTGCGCTGCTGGAAACCATAGGTGAGGCCCGAGGTATGGCGCAGCAGATCAACCATCTGCATCGGCCGCTCCGGCGCGCGGGTGCGGAAGGCGCCCTGCGCGCCATCCTCATAGACGCCCAGCCCTTCCCATTCAGGGATAAAGCGGTGCACCGGGTCGTCCAGCGCCACCAGCCCCTCCTCCACCAGCATCAGGAAGGCGACGCTGGCGATAGGCTTGGTCATGGAATAGATGCGGTAGAGGGTGTCCCCGGCCAGCGGCTTGCCCCGCTCCACATCGGCCAGCCCGAGGCGGCTGCGGTGCACCACCTCGCCGTGGCGATAGATCAGTGTCTCGGCGCACGGTAGGCGGCCGGTATCGATGTATCGGGTCTGCAGGAACCGGTCCAAACGCGCCAGCCGCTGCGTACAAAATCCCATGCGTGTGGCCCGTTGGCTCATCGAATTTCCCCTTACGCCGCCTGGCGCCTGCGCCCCTCCCCGCACCGAAGCCGGAGAGACACAAGGCATCCTGCCGTATCTCCGGTCGTTAAACAGCGGGTTCCTGCTTGTCGAGAGGCAAGCCGGAATCCGCCGGCCCCTGAGCGCGCCGGATTTTCCGTCCTCTTTCTTGCCCCAGGGGAGACCATTCGATAAATCCTTTTAATTCGATAAGTTCATTTCTTCCTCCTCAAGTGCGGAGCGTTTCATCGTGCGCTGGTATTCCATCATGGGTGCGGCGGCCCTTATTGTCGCGGGGATGGCCACCGCCATCATGGGGGAATTCCCCCTGCCCCGGCAGGCGGCGGACACCTTGTCCGGCGTGCCCTCGGTGATCGACGGCGATACGCTGGAAGTGCGCGGCACGCGCATTCGCCTGCACGGCATTGACGCGCCTGAGTCACGCCAGCTCTGCCAGGTTGGGGGGACGGTCCGTGCGTTGCGGCCAGGCGGCGGCACTGGCGCTGGATGAGCTCATCAGCCACCGCCCGGTTGCCTGCGAGCCAAAGGACAAGGATCGCTACGGCCGCATCGTTGCCATTTGCAAGCTGGGCACGACCGATCTCAACGGCTGGATGGTGATGCAAGGCCACGCCCTCGCTTATCGCACCTACGCCAAGGATTACGTGCCCCAGGAAGCCGAGGCTCGCCGGGCCAGGCGCGGCGTCTGGGCCGGATCATTCGACTACCCATGGGACTGGCGGCGCGGCAAGCGCAGCGCGCAGCCCGAAGCCGCCCCGGTGCAAACGGTGACGGCAGGCGACTGCCCGATCAAGGGCAATATCACCGCCAAGGGCCAGAAGATTTATCACACGCCCGCCAGCCCCTGGTACGACCGCACCGGCATCAACACATCCAAAGGTGAGCGCTGGTTCTGCACCGAGCAGGAGGCGCAGGCCGCCGGCTGGCGCCCCGCGCAGTACTGAATTTCACATTTTATTGCAGGGGCCCAATTCTACCCTAGTCTGTTCCCCTGTAGGCTCAGCGCCGCCGCAGGATGACCGAGAGGTTGTTGGCGGGCATCTCGACCACTTCCACGAGATCGAGCCCGTGGCGCGCGGCGAGATCGAGCACGTCTTCCAGGTTTCGCACGCCCCATGCCGGGTTGCGCGCCTGCAGGCTGGCGTCGAACTCGGCGTTGCTCGGCGCGGTGTGCTGGCCGCCACGCTTGTAGGGACCATAGAGGCAAAGCACGCCACCGGGCGGCAGCAGCCGTTCCGCCCCCTGCATCAGCGCTTGCGTTGCCGCCCACGGGCTGATGTGGATCATGTTGATGCAAACGATCGCATCCGCCCGGTCGACGGGCCAGGGCTCTTGCGTCACGTCGAGCGCGAGCGCCGGGCGCACGTTGGCGAGACCCGCATCCCGCACCCACGCATTGATGGACGCGTGGCAGGCGGTGTTCGGGTCGCTCGGCTGCCAGATGAGACCCGGCAGATGGGCGGCGAAGTGGGCCACGTGCTGGCCGGTGCCGCTGGCGATTTCCAGCACCAGTCCACCGTGCGGCAGCACCAGTCCGGCGTGCGGCAGCGCGCGGCGCAGCACATCGAGGATGGGGCCCTTGTTGCGCTCCGCCGCCGGGGCGATCTGGCGTTCGTCTCCCATTTCCGGCATGGTCTCCCCTCTCACGACAGGAACGGGCGCAGCCGCTCCATCGCCGCGCGCAGCACATCGGGCGAGCGGCAGAAGCACAGGCGCACGAAACTCTCCGAGCCTTTGCCGAAGAAAACTCCCGGCGCAAGGCCCACCTGCGTGGCGTTCAAAATATCAAGGCATGCGGCCCGGCTGTCTGCCATGCCGTCGATCTCAAAGAACACGTACATCGCCGCCGTCGGCCGGGCGCGCAGGCGCACGCGCGGCATTTGCTCCAGCGCGTCGCACACGATCTCCATGCCCTCCTGACAATAGCGGTTCATGTGGGCAACGAACCCTTCACCCTCGCGGATGGCGGCGATGCCTGCGTGCTGCAAAAAGGTCGTGGTGCCGCTGGTGGTGTATTGCACCATCATGGCGAGGCGCGGGGCAAGCGAGGGCGGGTGCACCAGCCAGCCCAACCGCCAGCCAGTCATAGCCCACGCCTTGGAGAAGCTGTTGATGACCAGCACCCGGTCTTCCGGCTCGCAAATGTCGAGGATGGTATCGCCCGCCGTCCGCCCGAAAACGAGGCGATAGTAAACCTCATCCGCGATGAGCCAGATGCCGCGCTGGCGGGCGAAGGCGAGCAGCGCCTGTTGCACGCCCAGCGGAATCATCGCCCCTGTCGGGTTGCCGGGCGAGGCATAGAAAATCGCCTTTGTGCGCCCATCGCACGCGGCGGCGACCTTCTCCAGATCGAGCGCCCAGCCCGCATCATCGAGGTCCATTCGCACCGAGCGGACCTCTCCGCCGAGCAGCCGGGTGATGCCGCCGATGTTCGGCCACACGGGATCGATGACGACGATGTTGTCCCCCGGCTCCAGCACCAGTTGCACGGCAAGCATGATAGCAGGCATGCCGCCGGACGTAACGGTGATCCGCTCTGGCCCGATGGCCGTGCTGGAGAGGCGGGTGTGATAGTCCGCCAGCGTTTGGCGGAGCTCGGGAATGCCGTTCTGGTAGGTGTAGAACACATGCCCGTCGCGGATGGCCTGCGCCACCGCCTCGCCCACGAAGGCGGGCGTCTGCAAATCGCCCTCGCCGAACCACAGCGGCAGCACGTCGGTCTTGTCGAACGCCTGCTTGGCGATATTAGCGATGTTGTCGAGCGAAATGGCCGCCACGTGCGGGGCGATGCCCGCCAGCGCGCTATTGTTGCTGTCCGTCCTGTCCGTCATTCCGGCTCCCCTCCAAACACCATCCGCACGGCGGCGAACCCCTGCCGCAAGAGGCTGGCGTCATCCGCCGCGATCACCAGCTGAAACCCTTCGGCCGCGCGCCTGCGCGCCGCCTCCACGTGGGGCGTGTAGAGGCCGCAAGCAACGTCCGCTGCCGCGCAGGCCTCGCGGATATGCCGGATCGCGTTCTCCAGCCCGGCCCCGCTGTCGCCAAGCGAGAGCGCAAGATCGCCCGCGCCGATGAACACCATGTCGATGCCCGGCGTCGCGGCGATGGCCGCCGCGTTGGCAAGGCCTTCCGCCGTCTCGATCATCACGCACACCAGCGTCTCGGCCCGGCTGCGCTCGATATAGCCTATCATGTCCCGCAGCGGCCGGATGCCGCCGCCGCTGCGCGTCCCCTCCGGCGGATAGCGTGAGGCAGAAACCGCCTGCGCCGCCTCCGCCGCCGTGTCGACCAGCGGCACGATGATACCGGTTGCCCCCGCATCCAGCGCTGCGCCGATCAACTCGGGCCGGTTGCGGGCCACCCGCACCAGCACCGGGCACGCCCCCGCCTGGCCGATGGCCCATTCAAGGGTCGTGCGCTCCCACAGGCCGTGCTGGGCATCGAGCACCAGCACATCCGGCCGGCTCTCCGCCGCCAGT
The window above is part of the Pedomonas mirosovicensis genome. Proteins encoded here:
- a CDS encoding DUF3089 domain-containing protein, translated to MKKHTDDGATPDPLALSIWEGFSELTDWPDIASNVDEALRSLEDFRAQQRAERRKTIKTASMTAGALVIVCMAVGSLLGREGMPGEACPVQAAPVSGALEAKGGKHVFAGAAMADVVAEMNRNARRPIVLAGHWQGDYRLTADMCLGDTDKLATLLMDWGLAQKVEATTDAIVLTATCQAGCVALQAG
- a CDS encoding RNA polymerase sigma factor → MTRAALMEVESELRRYAYARLPHQDAEDIVQDAFVRLYSRDARTGPIGNITAFLKRTVRNLLFDRYRAPRFLEYVPEEEISAIADEASSPERIMLGRQAWEAIAAELSRIPPKTLEMFLQHRFGAATCRELAQQHKLPRSTVHDQLRQVLERLTRAARPYLER
- a CDS encoding TetR/AcrR family transcriptional regulator, which gives rise to MAAIALSAQRGFSNVPLREVVERAECHNISAVHYHFKNREGLLTATLQMIDRHWAVDVPGFAQRAGVFEVLHAFVMALDDLKRASQWGNTVVKFLTRLAMDDDPSTADAATAFLATRLNAVFDAIAPHCPDAEPSVLRLRVGNACLLLLTVSSHLDRSCMAALGCHNLVEVKENLLRETVTMAASIIHGSNPVEDADADAEPWLPDAAHCNGMRDLATRHTAMPEPVVA
- a CDS encoding serine hydrolase domain-containing protein, whose translation is MSQRATRMGFCTQRLARLDRFLQTRYIDTGRLPCAETLIYRHGEVVHRSRLGLADVERGKPLAGDTLYRIYSMTKPIASVAFLMLVEEGLVALDDPVHRFIPEWEGLGVYEDGAQGAFRTRAPERPMQMVDLLRHTSGLTYGFQQRTPVDAAYRALGVGEIALTMPLEEMIGALTRLPLEFSPGTAWNYSVSTDVLGYLVGRIAGKPFEDVVQERILDPLGMKDTGFAVKPGQAERLAACYQVAPEGGFSLYDDPASSPYLSPPVMASGGGGLVSTTEDYLRFCRMLLQGGQYEGARLLAPKTIELMTANHLPEGKDIQSLSQSMFSESAYAGVGFGLGFAVTMDPARTLLPGSAGDYFWGGMASTYFWVDPKEDMAVLFMTQLIPSSTYPVRRELRTLVYSALVEPN
- a CDS encoding thermonuclease family protein: MRWYSIMGAAALIVAGMATAIMGEFPLPRQAADTLSGVPSVIDGDTLEVRGTRIRLHGIDAPESRQLCQVGGTVRALRPGGGTGAG
- a CDS encoding thermonuclease family protein — encoded protein: MRCGQAAALALDELISHRPVACEPKDKDRYGRIVAICKLGTTDLNGWMVMQGHALAYRTYAKDYVPQEAEARRARRGVWAGSFDYPWDWRRGKRSAQPEAAPVQTVTAGDCPIKGNITAKGQKIYHTPASPWYDRTGINTSKGERWFCTEQEAQAAGWRPAQY
- a CDS encoding DUF938 domain-containing protein, producing MPEMGDERQIAPAAERNKGPILDVLRRALPHAGLVLPHGGLVLEIASGTGQHVAHFAAHLPGLIWQPSDPNTACHASINAWVRDAGLANVRPALALDVTQEPWPVDRADAIVCINMIHISPWAATQALMQGAERLLPPGGVLCLYGPYKRGGQHTAPSNAEFDASLQARNPAWGVRNLEDVLDLAARHGLDLVEVVEMPANNLSVILRRR
- a CDS encoding pyridoxal phosphate-dependent aminotransferase; protein product: MTDRTDSNNSALAGIAPHVAAISLDNIANIAKQAFDKTDVLPLWFGEGDLQTPAFVGEAVAQAIRDGHVFYTYQNGIPELRQTLADYHTRLSSTAIGPERITVTSGGMPAIMLAVQLVLEPGDNIVVIDPVWPNIGGITRLLGGEVRSVRMDLDDAGWALDLEKVAAACDGRTKAIFYASPGNPTGAMIPLGVQQALLAFARQRGIWLIADEVYYRLVFGRTAGDTILDICEPEDRVLVINSFSKAWAMTGWRLGWLVHPPSLAPRLAMMVQYTTSGTTTFLQHAGIAAIREGEGFVAHMNRYCQEGMEIVCDALEQMPRVRLRARPTAAMYVFFEIDGMADSRAACLDILNATQVGLAPGVFFGKGSESFVRLCFCRSPDVLRAAMERLRPFLS
- a CDS encoding HpcH/HpaI aldolase family protein → MSGSLASRWRVGEATAGLWLSLGSPAVAELAAESRPDVLVLDAQHGLWERTTLEWAIGQAGACPVLVRVARNRPELIGAALDAGATGIIVPLVDTAAEAAQAVSASRYPPEGTRSGGGIRPLRDMIGYIERSRAETLVCVMIETAEGLANAAAIAATPGIDMVFIGAGDLALSLGDSGAGLENAIRHIREACAAADVACGLYTPHVEAARRRAAEGFQLVIAADDASLLRQGFAAVRMVFGGEPE